In the genome of Lathyrus oleraceus cultivar Zhongwan6 chromosome 4, CAAS_Psat_ZW6_1.0, whole genome shotgun sequence, the window GAGGTATTTAGGCAACACATATAGCTTAGTCATTTCTTCTTGTTTTTATTTTCCTCTTGATAAAAAAATCAATTGGAACTTTTTAAAATTTCCTTTCAAACCTTAAAATAAAGGTTTATATCAGACAAACAAAAACACTCATACTTTAGAATACTTTATGTGTTGTGATGATTGGTTAGAAAGCTTAGTTGTGTTGATGGGTTAGAAAGCTTAGTAAAATGTAACTTATTTTCACTTTGATGTTCCATGCCGTTGTTCCCATATTGGGGCCTGGAGGTTGCAGATAAAAGCTATAGGGAACTGCTCAATGCACCTTTAGTGGTGCTCACACACCTTCGTGGAAAATTATAAATATCCCTTAAATTTATAACTATACTTCCGGAAGCACCCAAAAGTCCACACCACAGTACTTCACAAATGAGACACCCTCATTTTATCAAAAATAAGTTCGGAAGATGAAAGGGTGGGTCCATATGTATACTTTCGTAATAACTATGATTTAACAACTCAGTAAATAATACAAAAGTATACCTCCGGACGCGTCTTTCAGATGGGGCATGTGTGTATACTTTCGTAATAGGGCATGTTAGATTTTTGTGTTTTCCGCAATTTGAGTTTCAAGTGTTATAGAAGTTcactttcatatttttttttgcatttgAGTTTCCTGTTACGGAAGTGCACTTCTATAATTTTTCTGCATCTCCTAAGTTAGTTTGATTTTGCATTTCTGTCATCTGAGTATGAGTTCTTTGATTATGATATGAGGTAAAATTATAGGTAAATGGTTGATAACCAATATTGGTTGAGGCACGGTAGAGTGACTCAACATGCATATGTTCGTAGGAAGAGAGCTAGACCCTCGCGACCATGAGTTGATGTCAGTTCATTTGATGTAAAATGTCGTCTTCTTGAGTTCAGGTGTCTCCAACATCGTCTTCTTAGAGGGACGTGTTGATAATGTTGTCGTTCTTGATGTCGTTCCTAAGGTTTTTGGAGGAGGCTCATATGACACTTCGCTATTTCCTCTGTATGCAAACCATTCTGCTCAGCACGTGTGGGATGGAGAGGTAAAATAATTAtgtatttattattttatttaaacaTGTGTTATAATAGTTGAAATTTCTAATGGTGATGTATTTTTTTACAGTATTGAGAATTTAAAATGCATCAACCACAATAGGAAGATTGCGAAACTACAGCAGCCTGAAGAGTTATGGTTTCATGTTGTCATGCAACAATTTGGCCTGCAGGATTTATGCATGTCTGGTTATAATTTTATTAACCATGGTATGTCGTTTGCTTTTGTGGAGAGATGACACTCAGAGACGTCATCTTTTCATCTTCTGATTTGTGAGATGTCCATCACACTTGATGTGTCATCCCTCTTACATCTTTCGATCAGGGAAAATTATTAAACCACCCCATAATCACTAGAACTGATGCACTGGACATGATGGTGAAGTGCTTGGGAGTTGTGATACCCAAAAGGAGAAGGATAACACAACAGGGTGTCATGCTAGATTTGTATTTTAGGGGAAAAATGTAAAAAGGCCACCTGGCTACGGAAGTGGAGTTCGATGGTGGTGATGCATAAGTTTTGCATCATAGAGCAATGTGCCTTGAAGTCTTATCTCATGTATTTGGTTGACACGtctaggggtgttcaaaaccaaaccaacccaatagaaaaccgcaaaccaaatcaaaccaaaccgaaaccgcaaaaaatcgcatttggttcggatgcgtttgggtcattttttaacaaaaccgcacggtttggtttagtttgcggtttgtattttgcaaaccgaactaaaccaaaccaaaccgcattatgttaccATTTAATCTTCGCTTATCCCACATTCAATCCAAACCTCAAACCTAGAATACCCTaaaccttacaattacaaacaattttctcttactcacacttagggtttcaatttcaaccttcttaaatctctcctAGTAGTACCGCACATTCTTCTCGTCTTCTTTGCCATATACATTTCACCTTTTCTACTCTAATATgtcatctcttatgttctttctttttcattttttatattattgTTTTATCTTTCAATTACATTTTTATCGCACATTTCTTCTCAATCTTGCATctcttaatttttttttcatcttctctaatctctcttctcatatgttttttatgttttattataatatttttgatattattttatactactattttatatatgttttttattccactttttttctaatctaattttttgtatattgaatgagaagtttgtgtctaaatatgatgaattttggTGTTATTTActaatgtatgaatgactaaacacaaagttatattgttctctataggtgtatgtatagctaaataaaaatattgtaaaaaactgaaccaaccgaaccaatccaaaccgcattcacttggtttggtttggtttggttttatttctaaaagtcaaccgaaccaaaccgaactacatgtttttttctcttgcggttcggttgatttttatcatcaaaactgttcaaaccgcaccgcgaacacccctagACACGTCCATATTTGCGGACAAAAGTGCTTATTATGTCAATGTCATTTATCTTAGATACTTGATTGACTTCGAGTGAATTCATGAGTACAACTAGGGGGATTTGTTTGGTTGTACTCAACGTTAGTTGAAGCTTGTCTTTGGAAGACTAGACAAATAACAACAAGTAACACGCTGTTTACGGTAATATATTTGCActtttattgttattgatattTCATAACATAGGTGTTACACCGTTACTAATATTCTAATATTTTATTTGAACCATTTTTAAGCATGAATCCTCTTTCACTTTCCATACATCTTTGGTTAGTCATATGAGAATGAATACAATAAGGTTTTGACCATGTGCTTGCTCTTTCATCCCGCTCAGAGGGAATAAGGCAATCGATTTGTTTCAAGTGTTACTTCACCGCATCATAGTAGAAGATATATGTTACACATCATACAATGATCCACGTCAGACGCGTCCCTAGAATGACATAGTCTTCTACTTCAAAAGGTTGGCTTGTGGACCATGCATCATTTATCCATGTCTGCCTGAGCGAGTCATGCGTCGACTTGGGTTTCTATAGTGTATTCCAATAGACACCGTTGTGTTTGCTCCTCCCACTGTTGTCCGCAGAGATATTTTTATGCGATGTTTGATGACTTCTATAATCATCTGTTACTAGAGGATGCACGAAGTGTGTCAGTCCTAAATCATGGAGTGTTGTATATGACTACATCTAATGACTTTTCGGAGTGTCACATCCTTACATAACACCAAATGCTGAGGGAGATTCACATAAGTCAGCTCATCAAGAGATATTGGAAGAGGAACAATGATAAGACGAACCATGTCGTTAATGACTTGCCCATCTGTCAGTGTATTGTAGTCATTAGGAGAAAGGGCAATGAGAGGAGGGTAATTCGTGCAAAAGTtgaaggagaattgtcatccaagacgcagcgaaatttaaaaatttatccatttagtgatccttacgaatgggcatgatcagtgatagaatcgttacctcttgtggcgatcacaaacgttgaacgatgacaacgtctctactcaatCCATACGAACAGATTCCTTTAATCTCAGTGCTaactgctacgaatgaaggctttgattgagagagagagaaacggaatgcaagagtgacaatgcttctacccaagggttctatttatagaaccacttgtgtgggcttcaagctaaaaaccccacttaagtgtattttgacccatatcttataatatgcccaaaatcacttaagcgtgtggtaccttaccatatttcgtattccacttaagtgcaccgtatcttacggtgttccttagttactctatttctcatcaatccgtcctttgtgtgtgaccctgtaggttttcgcgacgttggcaattatattaaatcacgcatttaacataataaacactgagcggtatctagcaacacatcactgctacccaagacacaaaaatgtcatgtgatctgacaaatccttctgtgataataattatgtgtataattacccttttgcccttatgtctatattgaacataagacatagaccatgtcatccttgtccagttcaatattgagcccatagacatttatcctgttacgcaggatgggcaaattccatctaggtcactcatattccttagcatgcttcgtggagtacccatcaactgtctttatggttatccagttacggacaacgttggatcagcaataaagcactcgactctacatctagggtccatagtggtttcaggtcgaagagtggtatacaccattatcaccatgagaataacttatgacactttgcataacattctatataatattctcatagcgggtcaatccagtatgaatattcactacgccaaaaaagacctatgagagcgctttttttggcctttaaaagcgcttaaaagcgctgccgtaggtggcgctgctataggttttagcagcgctttttgtttactaaaaagcgctgctaaaggttgtcaatagagagcgctttttagtaaaaagcgctgctaaaggtggtatatagacaacctttaagagcgctttttactaaaaagcgctctctattgacaacctttagcagcgcttttgagtaaaaagcgctcttaaaggttgtctatataccacctatagcagcgctttttactaaaaagcgctctctattgacaacctatagcagcgctttttagtaaaaagcgatctctattgacaacctatagcagtgctttttactaaaaagcgctctctattgacaacctttagcagcgctttttagtaaaaagcgctctctattgacaacctttagcagcgctttttactaaaaagcgctgtcttttcctctagtaaaataacaaaacgctgccttcagtttaagcctaccatttcaacctgtaatattttttgggaataatcccataaacctgtaaatcaagcctctctaattcaagcatttggagtcataattcaagcatttgtaattttttaaaccaacacaagcaaaccaacacaagaatgaacacatttggagtcataattcaagcaaaccaacacaaggatagataggcactgaacacatttggagtcataattcaagcatttgtaattttttaaagcaaaccaacacaagaatgaacacaTTAATCTATCCATGAAATTAAAGATATCACTAAAATTATAAAGAACTATACACAAGTCAAAACTAATATGTTATACGGCCTATTTGGATTCATAACTAATCTGTTAAAAATATAAAGAACTATACACTTGCCAACCAGAAACCATTCTTCATCAAAGTATTCATGTTATTTTGAAACCATTATATACTAATtaatcttttctcaataaaatattgacacaattcctccttgatttgttccaactgcagtctcgtgtaatgagcacacttgtattcatcaaagtactacataacaaaacataatatgcatgatttagttaaaagtaataaataatatgaaatattcgataaatattaaaacaaatcCTAAGTTATAAATCCATACCGTGATTGGAATCTCTATTTGCTTCATATTAATGATTTCCCTCATAAACCTCATTACAAAGTATCCGCAATCGATACCGTTGCGCTGTAGAGGACACtacatagaaaaataaataagaatgtatagttatcttttcttatcaagtagcatcactattataagcaaaattGTGAAAATTAAAGTACCTGCACTTTTATCCACGTAATGTTGCTGGATTTAGTACGTGGTACTCGAGCTTGTCTTTGAGATCGGAACACTTTTATTGatctaacaaaataaaaacatatatttaGAACAATCTCACATAAATATACACGAATATTTAGAACAGTCTCACTTACGTATCAACTAATTGCTTCATATCCGGATAATTTGTCCATTCACCATCTATCGAATTCAGAAAATATACCACTTCTTTTAAAGGATCAATAGCAAGCAACAACCAGTGACACctataaattaaaacaaaagtttatatggaaattttttacgtaaaagaaacaattaaaaattagaataaaCTTAGAATTAAAATCTAACCCTGAATTATACGGCCAAAGATACAAGTTGTTTGTACTGCTGGCCATGAATCTCTTGACTAAGTACTCTCTACATGAATCCGGTTCCCTACAAATTAATGCTTTGTTGACCAGGGAGGAAGACACGAAACGAAATCTGTTTGACAATTGATCATTCCCGCGCATGAAATTGTCATACAAGAACCTtcaataaaaacataataaacattagactatAGCCACTAATTAACAACACTGTCAAATATATCATGGAATTACATTTACTTCCAACATACCTTCTGCATGAGGAATCCTGCAACAGAGGGCTTCAAGTATTTAGCAACACCTTCTATAGAAGCATGAGCACGATGAGCAGTGCCAAATGCATCATTCACATAAAGATCAACAAGGGAAGCCAACTTCTTGGCAAATTCAGGATCATTCTTCTCCTCTTCCTTGTGGAACCTCACATTCTCTAAAAGCAAAACACCACCTTCTGGAATTTGTGCAACCAACTTCTCAACCTCCTCACCAATACTGTCACCAGCAATCGTAACCTATAATAATCAAGAGAAATCaacataattaaaaaaaaaagtaaacCAGCAAATAAGAATGGTTTGATAGAATCCCAAAATAGAACAAACAGACCAGTTTAGTAAACACACACCTCGGATCCAAGAAGTTCAGACAACCTTGGTACAAGGGGCTTCAAACTGTACTTAGGTGTTACACCCTTTGGACGTCCCTGAAAACAACACATTCAAGAATTAATTTCAAGTTACTACTACTATCAAACATTCATAGTTTCTCAAACTCCTCTTCAATACATCTCAACATTGAAATATGCAAAATAAGCAAAATTAAAACAGAAACCACATACCCATTACTTCAACctttaaattaaaatatttacCGGATCTAACTCAAATGGAAAATTAACTTAAATCACAACAAAAGCCATAACAACAACACCGAATCTTTGCAGTATGATTAACAAAGATAAAACTAGTAAAAGTAATCAATCTAATGAAAACACAAATTACAGTCATGCAAAGAGAGTATAGAAGGGTTACCAGATGGGAGGAGAGGATGACTTTAGCACCATAACCAGTCAAGTACTTGATGGTAGGAATAGCAGCACGGATTCTGGTATCATCGGTGATGTTCAAGTTATCATCCAAAGGAACGTTTAGATCAACCCTAACGAAAACCCTCTTTCCCTTCAAATCAGCTTCCTTCAATGTTCCAACGCTTCTCTTTGTCGCCATTTTCTTCAACTTTACACAAATCTGAAACAATGAATCAATCACGTTGAAATTCAAGGAGAAACAAAACGGATCAAAATCAAAAAGAGGAAAACGGAGTGGAAATTTGAGAGTTTGGTGGCGGAACTTACAATGGATGGTTGAGATCGGAGTTCGGACACTGACTGTAAGAAGGAAGGTTCTGGAATATTTATAGAGAGAAATGAGGAATAAATAACCCATAATGTAGCAATGCAAGTCCATTCAAACCAAAATCGACCACCTATTCTTTGACTTCTAGGGCAAAACAGAAAGACACGAAAACCTAACCTTAAAACGCAATGAGATTTCCAGGTATTGAATCCTTCTCTTTCGAATGCAGTCTCTTTCAAATTTGCAGTGTTTATCGTTGAGATTTCCAGGTACTCTGTGGAATTTTTTCCAGGGCAGCGAGAGCTTCGAACGAGAGAGAGTGAAAGAGGGATTTCTGAAAGTCAGGGATTTTGTAATATtagatttattataatttttataaatgacctatgagagcgcttttaccatgaaagcgctttcatagatgtgagactgagacctataagagcgcttttaccttaaaagcgctttcataagtgtgtgagactgagacctataagagcgcttttaccttaaaagcgctttcataagtggagacctataa includes:
- the LOC127136001 gene encoding phosphoglycerate kinase, cytosolic; translated protein: MATKRSVGTLKEADLKGKRVFVRVDLNVPLDDNLNITDDTRIRAAIPTIKYLTGYGAKVILSSHLGRPKGVTPKYSLKPLVPRLSELLGSEVTIAGDSIGEEVEKLVAQIPEGGVLLLENVRFHKEEEKNDPEFAKKLASLVDLYVNDAFGTAHRAHASIEGVAKYLKPSVAGFLMQKVLV